Proteins encoded in a region of the Oscillospiraceae bacterium MB24-C1 genome:
- a CDS encoding cyclodeaminase/cyclohydrolase family protein, with amino-acid sequence MEMKNMTLEVFCATTASNEPAPGGGSVAALAGALAASLAEMVAQLTVGKKGYEAVAEEMTALIPQAAALRNTLLDDITRDSTSFNAYMEALALPKNTDEEKAVRRKAMQDALKKAAEVPLSVAQTAAKIMPLAAILVKKGNANAVTDGLVSAMMTRTAVLGALLNVKINLGSIKDESYVSQMREKIQKLETEIISGEATVLATSPLEN; translated from the coding sequence ATGGAAATGAAAAATATGACCTTGGAGGTCTTTTGCGCCACGACCGCTTCTAACGAGCCGGCTCCCGGCGGCGGCAGTGTCGCCGCATTGGCCGGTGCTCTGGCGGCCTCTTTGGCGGAGATGGTCGCGCAGTTAACCGTTGGTAAAAAGGGCTACGAAGCCGTCGCGGAAGAAATGACCGCGCTAATTCCTCAGGCAGCTGCACTGCGTAACACACTGCTCGACGATATCACCCGTGACAGTACATCCTTTAACGCCTACATGGAAGCGCTGGCCCTGCCGAAAAACACCGATGAGGAAAAGGCTGTCCGCCGTAAAGCGATGCAGGACGCGCTGAAAAAAGCGGCTGAAGTTCCGCTCAGCGTTGCTCAAACAGCAGCTAAAATCATGCCTTTGGCAGCTATTCTGGTTAAAAAAGGGAATGCCAACGCGGTGACCGACGGCCTAGTTTCCGCCATGATGACGCGAACCGCTGTACTTGGCGCTTTGCTAAATGTTAAAATCAATTTAGGCTCGATCAAGGATGAATCCTATGTTTCTCAAATGAGGGAAAAGATTCAGAAGCTTGAAACCGAAATAATCAGTGGCGAGGCTACTGTACTAGCTACTTCCCCGCTTGAAAATTGA
- a CDS encoding stage III sporulation protein AB, with translation MIWLRITGLALLALSCTIGGIYHGARYQQRILAIERARTFILTLRHTLRFTLAPPDQLLTIMQNDSVLSGCDYLAEAVRDDRAANFKTMWAQAVGTSAEPLDPPERGLLASVGDILGTSDLETQIGQLDLLSEQLDTILAQARVSCEKNQRLSATLGSLLGLSLAVILF, from the coding sequence ATGATTTGGCTTCGCATCACGGGGCTGGCCCTTCTGGCGCTCAGCTGCACAATTGGTGGGATTTATCACGGCGCACGGTATCAGCAACGAATTTTGGCAATTGAGCGCGCGCGCACCTTTATTTTAACACTGCGCCATACATTACGCTTTACACTGGCGCCGCCGGATCAGCTTTTGACAATAATGCAAAACGATTCAGTGTTGTCTGGTTGCGATTATCTTGCTGAGGCGGTAAGGGACGACAGGGCAGCAAACTTTAAAACCATGTGGGCACAGGCGGTGGGGACGAGTGCCGAACCGCTGGATCCGCCCGAACGCGGGTTACTCGCATCAGTGGGCGATATCCTCGGGACAAGCGATCTCGAAACCCAGATCGGTCAGCTTGATCTGTTATCTGAGCAGCTCGATACGATACTCGCGCAGGCGCGCGTTTCCTGCGAGAAAAACCAGCGGCTCTCGGCTACACTCGGTTCGCTGCTTGGGCTTTCTCTGGCCGTCATACTGTTTTAG
- a CDS encoding AAA family ATPase, translated as MAVISFKLLQMPMILLDGQQILLPFKKAEALLYCLAIKKTVSREQAANLLWDTDDSQVAKKNLRHTLYTIKRVFGIELIVSPKKHLLTLNPELEYDIDYDYFMKTHDFSLYDGELLQGFSLKNADAFENWLEMERNEFREYYLHQLYDVMIQAVERDVSETEMLFTRYIKKGPLDERVYQLMMTCYQKNALYYKGIKVYQNISKLLNTELRIAPCAELTQLHRELLSAWTESTAEEQEQAPVRVIGRAEEMQFMMKAYRAFLLGTPTALLILGENGVGKTYLVNSFLDSIGEDACIVLKTICFQAEREFILQPWNTIMLQLDQQIRSRNMTVPTSYTSYINTLFPLFGDSEQTSQVPEDVMTSYNYRTARNSVLKLFSYVGEESPIILFFDNIQFMDNHSLELLSLIIRERNPNILCVSTCLDIQMPYLQKQINALVREKFVSPLLVPPFTEKDVSEIITDRLGPDALNEQIISHIYQDSEGNGFFLDMLLGYLTNDKGASRRMPSNPHDILLERLEALSADSRQLLDTMSVCPESITLDIVEYILNRDTLEIIELTDNLKQHSLIKEKVTDGQIRFQFRHAKMQDFVHSQLSPSKRRLLHARVANYYEQTPELLHNNNWYQRIIYHYAQACNDVKVLQYKILSLADYSRYNYELYPVLQPQKDSALEAPKQLSKYFDELVTELVRLYNYQPNAIDFVELETLLYLVIGKYCISQGFYKKGLEAIKRSLAHTGYLETHPHIHISCLRQLTFYGIQTWNANLMRENIEKGMAIAKEKRLSIDYAIECRLYGLYLTMCGRYDESRDRLNQAIGLFESTALDGQNYVLNLAACYNYLGELERKQKHFDASLAFYERAIALCGDRKYPKNPIFYSNQACALMMLGKKEKAAELFFYANKLYDASNILVGRAATKAHCCLLYAMDGNASDARRLLTEAEKTARIISSPMAMGIVERIKAMLLKNFPEVFSGVISDSLEACCIKSEKYLAELPGAYELELPLELPRVGE; from the coding sequence TACGATTAAAAGAGTATTTGGCATCGAATTGATCGTTTCCCCCAAAAAGCATCTGCTGACCTTAAACCCTGAACTAGAATATGACATTGATTATGATTATTTCATGAAAACCCACGACTTTTCACTCTACGATGGAGAGTTGCTACAAGGCTTCAGCCTGAAAAACGCCGATGCTTTTGAAAACTGGCTAGAAATGGAGCGCAATGAGTTTCGGGAATACTATCTTCACCAGCTGTATGACGTAATGATTCAAGCGGTGGAAAGAGATGTCTCTGAAACCGAAATGCTCTTTACCCGATATATCAAAAAAGGTCCGCTGGACGAGCGTGTTTATCAACTTATGATGACGTGCTACCAGAAAAATGCTCTGTATTACAAGGGAATCAAGGTGTATCAGAATATCAGCAAGTTGTTAAATACTGAACTGAGAATTGCCCCCTGTGCCGAACTGACACAGCTACACCGCGAACTCTTGAGCGCGTGGACCGAATCCACAGCCGAGGAGCAGGAACAAGCGCCTGTGCGTGTGATCGGCCGCGCAGAGGAAATGCAGTTTATGATGAAGGCATACCGTGCCTTTTTGCTTGGCACACCGACGGCGCTTTTGATTTTGGGCGAAAACGGCGTCGGAAAAACATATCTCGTCAACAGTTTTTTAGACAGCATCGGCGAAGATGCCTGCATTGTACTTAAAACGATTTGTTTTCAGGCAGAACGCGAGTTTATTCTGCAGCCATGGAACACCATTATGCTACAGCTTGACCAGCAAATTCGTAGCCGCAATATGACGGTTCCCACAAGCTACACTAGCTATATCAATACCTTGTTTCCGCTTTTTGGTGACAGTGAGCAAACCTCGCAGGTGCCGGAAGATGTGATGACATCCTACAACTACCGCACCGCCAGAAACAGCGTGCTCAAGCTGTTTTCATATGTCGGGGAAGAGAGCCCGATCATTTTGTTTTTCGATAATATTCAGTTTATGGACAATCACAGCCTGGAGCTGCTTTCGCTGATTATAAGAGAGCGCAACCCAAATATTCTTTGTGTCAGTACCTGTCTTGATATACAGATGCCCTATCTGCAAAAGCAGATCAACGCGCTGGTGCGCGAAAAATTTGTAAGCCCGTTGCTAGTTCCGCCATTCACTGAAAAGGATGTATCGGAGATTATCACCGACCGGCTTGGCCCGGATGCGCTCAACGAACAGATCATCTCTCATATTTATCAAGACTCTGAAGGGAACGGCTTTTTCCTTGATATGCTCCTCGGTTATCTTACCAACGACAAAGGTGCTTCACGCCGAATGCCGTCCAATCCGCATGACATTCTGCTCGAACGGCTTGAGGCGCTTTCCGCCGATTCCCGGCAGTTACTGGATACCATGTCCGTCTGTCCTGAATCTATCACACTTGATATTGTGGAGTATATTCTCAATCGTGATACGCTGGAAATCATTGAATTGACCGACAATCTCAAGCAACATAGTCTGATTAAGGAAAAGGTCACCGATGGGCAAATTCGGTTTCAGTTCCGCCATGCAAAAATGCAGGACTTTGTCCATTCGCAGCTTTCGCCCTCCAAGCGTAGGCTGTTGCATGCTCGAGTGGCAAACTACTACGAGCAGACGCCGGAGCTGCTGCACAATAATAACTGGTACCAACGGATTATTTATCATTATGCGCAGGCTTGTAACGACGTTAAGGTCCTCCAGTACAAAATTCTTAGTTTAGCGGACTATTCGCGGTATAACTATGAGCTGTATCCAGTTCTTCAGCCGCAGAAAGATTCTGCACTGGAAGCGCCCAAGCAGCTTTCGAAATATTTTGATGAGCTGGTGACAGAGCTTGTCCGACTATATAATTATCAGCCTAACGCCATCGATTTTGTAGAGCTAGAGACGTTGCTCTATCTCGTTATCGGAAAATACTGCATTTCACAGGGCTTTTATAAAAAGGGGCTTGAGGCCATTAAACGCAGTCTTGCACACACTGGTTATTTAGAAACACATCCGCATATCCATATTTCTTGCCTGCGGCAGCTTACATTTTACGGAATACAGACGTGGAATGCCAATCTAATGCGCGAAAACATTGAGAAAGGCATGGCAATTGCAAAGGAGAAACGGCTGAGCATCGATTACGCCATTGAATGCCGCCTATATGGATTGTATTTGACAATGTGCGGTCGGTATGACGAAAGCAGGGACCGGTTAAATCAGGCTATAGGCCTGTTTGAATCCACAGCGCTGGACGGCCAGAATTATGTTTTGAATCTCGCAGCCTGTTACAATTATCTGGGGGAATTGGAGCGTAAGCAAAAGCACTTTGATGCCTCTCTGGCGTTTTACGAGCGGGCAATTGCGCTTTGCGGTGATCGCAAATATCCCAAAAATCCAATTTTCTATTCTAATCAGGCCTGTGCATTGATGATGCTGGGCAAAAAGGAAAAGGCAGCAGAGCTTTTTTTCTATGCCAATAAGCTGTATGACGCTTCCAATATTCTTGTCGGGCGCGCGGCAACAAAGGCGCATTGCTGCTTACTTTATGCCATGGATGGTAACGCAAGTGATGCTAGGCGTCTGCTGACAGAGGCCGAAAAAACAGCCCGCATCATCAGTTCCCCTATGGCGATGGGGATTGTTGAACGCATCAAAGCGATGCTGCTAAAAAACTTCCCAGAAGTGTTTAGCGGTGTTATATCAGACAGTCTTGAAGCTTGCTGCATAAAAAGCGAAAAATATCTGGCCGAGCTTCCGGGCGCTTATGAGCTTGAACTTCCGCTTGAACTTCCGCGAGTGGGCGAATAA
- the hutH gene encoding histidine ammonia-lyase: protein MKSIVLTGQNLTLEEVALVCRQDAPVVLSEAAKQSIIASREVVDQIIKEGRVVYGVTTGFGKFSDVVISSEASKLLQKNLIITHAVGAGEPFPREVVRGMLLLRINNIAKGYSGPRMEVVETMVDMLNKGVTPVVPQKGSLGASGDLAPLSHMVLPMIGLGKAEYKGEILDGAEAMNRAGIPTIELSAKEGLALINGTQAMTASGALTVYDALELLKVADVAAALSFEAQNGIIDALDSRIHAIRPHQGQIDTARIVSQLLQDSKNTTRQGQIRVQDAYSLRCVPQVHGASKDAINFVKNKLDIEMNSVTDNPIILKDTMEVISGGNFHGQPMAIPFDYLGMAISEIANISERRLERLVNPALSGLPAFLTKHGGVNSGFMIVQYSAASLVSENKVLAHPASVDSIPSSANQEDHVSMGTTAARKACEILNNTRRVLAMEIMCACQAIDLRGNKGMGVGTQPAYETIRALVAPLEEDRPLYGDIDQCENAIIDGSLVSNVERHVSRIEF, encoded by the coding sequence ATGAAATCAATTGTTTTGACCGGTCAGAATCTGACTTTGGAAGAAGTAGCGCTTGTCTGCCGCCAGGATGCGCCTGTGGTACTTTCGGAAGCAGCCAAGCAAAGCATCATCGCGTCGCGCGAGGTTGTGGATCAGATCATCAAAGAGGGTCGCGTAGTTTACGGCGTCACAACTGGTTTCGGTAAATTTAGCGATGTTGTCATCAGCAGCGAGGCGTCCAAGCTGCTGCAAAAGAATTTGATTATCACCCACGCCGTGGGGGCGGGAGAGCCTTTTCCGCGTGAAGTGGTACGCGGCATGCTCCTTTTGCGCATTAACAACATTGCTAAAGGATATTCCGGCCCAAGAATGGAAGTCGTAGAGACCATGGTTGATATGCTCAATAAAGGGGTGACACCGGTTGTTCCTCAAAAAGGGTCGCTGGGTGCCTCGGGAGATCTGGCGCCACTGTCTCACATGGTGCTGCCGATGATCGGACTTGGTAAAGCGGAGTACAAGGGTGAAATTCTGGACGGCGCGGAGGCGATGAATCGTGCGGGTATCCCGACTATCGAGTTAAGCGCTAAAGAGGGTCTGGCACTTATCAATGGAACGCAGGCTATGACGGCAAGCGGTGCGCTAACGGTTTATGATGCACTAGAACTTTTAAAGGTTGCGGACGTTGCTGCCGCATTGAGCTTTGAGGCACAAAATGGTATTATTGATGCACTTGATTCGCGCATTCATGCGATACGCCCGCATCAAGGTCAGATTGATACGGCCCGTATCGTCAGTCAGCTTTTGCAAGACAGTAAAAACACGACACGCCAGGGTCAAATTCGCGTACAGGACGCCTATTCTCTGCGCTGTGTACCACAGGTTCATGGGGCGAGCAAGGACGCAATCAACTTCGTGAAAAACAAGCTTGATATCGAAATGAATTCCGTGACCGACAACCCCATCATTTTAAAAGACACGATGGAGGTTATCTCCGGTGGAAACTTCCACGGCCAGCCGATGGCGATTCCTTTTGACTATTTGGGTATGGCTATATCCGAAATCGCCAATATCTCAGAACGACGTCTCGAGCGTCTTGTCAACCCTGCGTTAAGCGGACTTCCAGCCTTCTTGACAAAGCACGGCGGTGTCAACTCCGGCTTTATGATTGTACAATATTCTGCAGCTTCCCTTGTTTCTGAAAACAAAGTACTTGCACATCCGGCTAGCGTGGACAGCATCCCATCCTCAGCAAATCAGGAAGACCATGTCAGCATGGGAACCACCGCCGCCCGCAAGGCATGCGAAATTCTCAACAATACGCGACGCGTACTTGCTATGGAGATCATGTGTGCCTGTCAGGCCATCGATCTGCGCGGTAATAAAGGAATGGGTGTCGGCACCCAACCGGCTTATGAAACCATCCGTGCTTTAGTTGCCCCGCTGGAAGAAGACCGCCCACTGTATGGAGATATTGATCAGTGCGAAAATGCGATTATAGATGGTAGCCTAGTCTCTAACGTAGAACGCCACGTTTCACGAATTGAATTTTAG
- a CDS encoding SLC13 family permease → MLFNPVIVAVVILCALCLAKMNILLAMIISLFAGGLAGGLGLKGTMSSLLSGLGSNGETALAYILLGTFATAMATTGIVDILGQKMTKFIGNKKLVFLWTLAFIACLSQNAIPVHIAFIPILIPPLLILMNKLKIDRRAAACSLAFGLKAPYITLPVGFGLIFHGIVAKNMTTNGMPVDVKEVWRANWILGLAMFIGLCIAVFFTYRKPRDYQNVQIIEHEIPQELKFERHHWFTLVTVIVMVILQIQFGSLPIAALGGLLLLIITGTIKWNQIDAQFEGGIKLMGFIAFVMLVAGGFAQVLKDTGAVDELVKNSIGLMGGNKLIAATMITLIGLLVTMGIGTSFGTIPVLAVLYVPLCQQIGFSTPATILLISAAAALGDAGSPASDTTLGPTSGLNADGQHDHIWDTCVPTFLHFNIPLMIAAIIGAQFI, encoded by the coding sequence ATGTTGTTCAACCCTGTAATTGTAGCAGTAGTCATTCTCTGCGCACTATGCCTCGCGAAGATGAATATCCTCCTCGCTATGATCATCTCGTTGTTTGCGGGTGGTCTTGCGGGCGGCCTCGGTCTGAAGGGAACAATGTCTTCCCTGCTTTCCGGGCTGGGCAGCAACGGCGAAACCGCATTGGCCTATATCCTTCTTGGCACTTTTGCCACAGCGATGGCAACCACAGGCATTGTCGATATTCTAGGTCAAAAAATGACCAAGTTTATCGGTAACAAAAAGCTAGTCTTTTTATGGACACTTGCATTTATCGCTTGCCTTTCACAAAATGCCATTCCGGTACATATTGCGTTTATTCCTATCCTTATCCCCCCGCTGCTTATACTGATGAACAAACTGAAAATTGATCGTCGTGCTGCGGCCTGCTCATTAGCATTCGGCTTAAAAGCGCCGTACATCACCTTACCCGTAGGCTTCGGATTGATATTCCACGGTATTGTGGCTAAAAATATGACCACTAACGGCATGCCTGTCGATGTCAAGGAAGTTTGGAGAGCGAACTGGATTCTCGGGTTGGCCATGTTCATCGGTTTGTGTATTGCAGTGTTCTTTACCTATCGCAAGCCCCGTGATTATCAGAATGTCCAGATTATCGAACACGAAATTCCTCAGGAACTCAAGTTTGAACGCCATCATTGGTTTACGCTAGTTACCGTTATTGTAATGGTTATCCTGCAGATTCAGTTTGGATCACTTCCCATTGCGGCGCTCGGTGGCTTGCTACTCCTGATAATCACCGGCACTATTAAATGGAACCAAATTGATGCCCAGTTTGAAGGCGGCATCAAGCTGATGGGCTTTATCGCCTTCGTCATGCTTGTCGCTGGCGGTTTTGCACAGGTTCTTAAAGATACCGGCGCAGTTGACGAACTTGTTAAGAACTCCATCGGCCTGATGGGTGGCAACAAGCTGATTGCAGCCACCATGATTACGCTGATCGGCCTGTTGGTCACAATGGGCATCGGCACTTCCTTTGGTACCATTCCGGTTCTGGCAGTGCTTTACGTTCCGCTTTGTCAGCAAATTGGATTCAGTACCCCGGCGACAATTTTGCTGATCTCTGCGGCAGCGGCTCTTGGCGATGCCGGTTCCCCTGCTTCTGACACCACGCTTGGACCGACCAGCGGATTAAATGCGGATGGCCAGCATGATCACATCTGGGATACCTGCGTCCCAACCTTCCTGCATTTCAATATCCCACTGATGATCGCTGCGATTATCGGCGCTCAGTTCATATGA
- the ftcD gene encoding glutamate formimidoyltransferase, producing MTMNKILECVPNFSEGRDLDKVEKIVAPFRGKENVKLLDYSTDKDHNRCVVTVVGEPESVRDAVIEAIGIAAELIDMTKHEGQHPRMGATDVVPFIPIRNCTVEEADQIARDVALAVGEKFGVPSFLYEKSATAPHRANLSDIRKGQFEGMPEKMKDTKWKPDFGPDTIHPTAGVTAIGARMPLIAFNINLDTPNLDIATQIAHRVRHINGGFRFVKAMGVMLEDRNIAQVSMNLTDYTKSAVYRVFETVKMEARRYGVNVVGSEVIGLTPMAALIDCAEYYLQIENFNMDQVLETRL from the coding sequence ATGACTATGAACAAAATTCTGGAATGTGTACCAAACTTCAGTGAAGGCCGCGACCTTGATAAAGTTGAAAAAATTGTTGCCCCATTCCGCGGCAAAGAAAATGTCAAGCTGCTGGACTACAGCACCGACAAAGACCACAACCGTTGCGTTGTCACGGTAGTCGGTGAACCGGAGTCTGTGCGAGATGCCGTCATTGAGGCAATCGGAATTGCTGCTGAGTTGATCGACATGACCAAGCATGAAGGTCAACACCCCCGCATGGGCGCTACCGATGTGGTACCCTTTATTCCGATTCGCAACTGCACTGTAGAAGAGGCTGATCAAATAGCCCGTGATGTTGCCTTGGCAGTCGGTGAAAAGTTTGGTGTTCCCAGCTTTTTGTATGAAAAATCAGCCACAGCACCCCACCGCGCCAACCTGTCCGACATCCGCAAGGGTCAGTTTGAAGGAATGCCTGAAAAGATGAAGGACACTAAGTGGAAGCCCGACTTTGGCCCGGATACCATCCATCCGACCGCCGGTGTAACCGCTATTGGCGCACGCATGCCGCTCATCGCCTTCAACATCAACCTTGATACGCCCAATCTGGATATAGCCACCCAGATCGCACACAGGGTTCGCCACATAAACGGCGGGTTCCGTTTTGTCAAGGCGATGGGTGTCATGCTGGAGGATCGCAACATTGCGCAGGTTTCAATGAATCTCACTGATTACACCAAAAGTGCTGTCTACCGCGTGTTTGAAACCGTGAAGATGGAAGCACGCCGCTACGGCGTTAACGTGGTCGGAAGCGAAGTCATCGGTTTGACCCCCATGGCTGCGCTGATCGACTGCGCTGAATACTATCTACAGATCGAGAACTTCAACATGGATCAGGTTCTCGAGACCCGACTCTAA
- a CDS encoding formate--tetrahydrofolate ligase has product MAFLSDIEIAQSCEPKDIREIAKEVGVDEKYLELYGRTKAKVDYKLLSDLKNTPTGKLILVTAINPTPAGEGKTTTSVGLTDGLRRLGKKAVVVLREPSLGPVFGVKGGAAGGGYAQVVPMEDINLHFTGDFHAIGAANNLLAALLDNHIYQGNLLRIDPKRITWKRVVDMNDRQLRSVIDGLGPRTNGVTREDGYDITVASEIMAVLCLSSSMSDMKARLAKMIVGYDYDNQPVTAGQLHAEGAMCALLKDAIKPNLVQTLEGTPAFIHGGPFANIAHGCNSVMATHMAMKLGEYAVTEAGFGADLGAEKFLDIKCRMAGFKPSAVVVVATVRALKHHGGVLKSDLNSENLEALQKGMPNLLRHVENVTKVYGLPCVVAINRFPTDSEAELALVREKCREIGVNVALSEVWAKGGEGALELAQEVMRLCEMPNDFNYVYDAELPIKEKLDAIVQRVYRGNGAVLTAPAAKQALQLEELGFGNLPICMAKTQYSFTDDPKALGAPNDFAIKVSNLKVSAGAGFIVALTGDVMTMPGLPKKPAAENIDVDENGRIFGLF; this is encoded by the coding sequence ATGGCTTTTTTATCCGATATCGAGATCGCGCAGAGCTGCGAGCCCAAGGACATTCGCGAAATTGCAAAAGAGGTGGGTGTAGACGAAAAATATCTCGAGCTGTATGGTCGTACTAAGGCAAAGGTAGACTACAAGCTGCTCTCCGACCTGAAAAATACGCCAACAGGTAAGCTGATTCTGGTGACTGCGATCAACCCGACCCCTGCTGGGGAGGGAAAGACCACGACAAGCGTTGGGTTGACTGATGGCCTGCGCCGCCTTGGGAAAAAGGCTGTTGTCGTACTGCGTGAGCCTTCTCTGGGGCCGGTGTTCGGCGTGAAGGGCGGTGCCGCTGGCGGTGGTTATGCACAGGTCGTGCCAATGGAGGACATCAACCTACACTTTACCGGCGATTTTCATGCCATCGGTGCGGCGAATAACTTGCTGGCCGCATTGCTGGATAACCATATCTACCAGGGTAATTTGCTTCGCATTGACCCCAAGCGCATCACCTGGAAACGCGTTGTGGATATGAACGACCGCCAGTTGCGCAGCGTCATTGACGGACTTGGACCCCGCACCAATGGCGTCACCCGCGAGGACGGCTATGATATCACCGTTGCCTCCGAAATTATGGCGGTACTCTGCTTATCCTCGTCCATGAGTGATATGAAAGCCCGGCTCGCAAAGATGATTGTCGGCTACGACTATGACAACCAGCCCGTTACCGCTGGACAGCTTCATGCAGAAGGTGCTATGTGCGCACTGCTCAAGGATGCGATCAAGCCGAACCTTGTACAGACGCTCGAGGGGACACCGGCGTTTATCCACGGCGGCCCATTTGCCAATATTGCGCATGGTTGCAACTCGGTCATGGCAACCCACATGGCGATGAAACTGGGTGAGTACGCTGTTACCGAGGCGGGCTTCGGGGCTGATCTCGGCGCTGAAAAATTTCTGGATATCAAGTGCCGCATGGCTGGCTTTAAGCCAAGCGCCGTGGTCGTTGTCGCAACAGTGCGCGCGCTCAAGCACCACGGTGGCGTTTTAAAATCCGATTTAAATTCGGAAAACCTTGAGGCACTTCAAAAAGGAATGCCCAACCTGCTGCGTCATGTAGAAAACGTCACCAAGGTCTATGGTCTGCCCTGTGTAGTGGCCATCAACCGCTTCCCGACCGACAGCGAGGCGGAGCTAGCGCTTGTACGTGAAAAATGCCGTGAGATTGGCGTCAATGTTGCGCTCAGTGAGGTTTGGGCCAAGGGCGGGGAAGGTGCTTTAGAGCTGGCGCAGGAGGTTATGCGCCTGTGCGAAATGCCTAATGATTTCAATTATGTTTACGACGCCGAACTACCGATTAAGGAAAAGCTAGACGCGATTGTACAGCGTGTTTATCGTGGCAATGGTGCTGTGCTAACCGCTCCAGCTGCCAAGCAGGCCCTGCAGCTAGAAGAACTCGGATTTGGCAATCTGCCCATTTGCATGGCCAAAACTCAGTATAGCTTCACCGATGATCCCAAGGCGCTGGGCGCCCCGAATGACTTTGCCATCAAGGTCAGCAATCTAAAGGTATCGGCCGGCGCAGGATTTATCGTGGCGTTGACCGGCGACGTCATGACCATGCCAGGACTGCCCAAGAAGCCTGCGGCAGAAAATATTGACGTTGATGAGAACGGCCGCATCTTTGGACTGTTCTGA
- the spoIIIAC gene encoding stage III sporulation protein AC — MDVDLIFRIAAVGIIVSVLNQVLIRSGREEQAMMTTLAGLIVVLMMMIYEINTLFETVKTVFNL; from the coding sequence ATGGACGTCGATTTAATTTTTCGCATTGCTGCTGTCGGCATTATCGTTTCGGTACTTAACCAGGTTCTCATCCGCTCCGGGCGTGAGGAACAGGCAATGATGACGACGCTGGCAGGGTTAATTGTTGTTTTGATGATGATGATTTACGAGATTAACACACTTTTTGAAACAGTAAAGACGGTGTTTAATCTGTGA
- a CDS encoding glycosyltransferase family 8 protein, with amino-acid sequence MNILVTLNAGYLKQLTVMLFSLLKANPATSVSLYVLHTSLTETHFEKLKRICPERLEIHSIVIPEGFLADAPTSGRYPVEMYYRIFAAQLLPETVDRILYLDPDLVVLNSLETLYTLEFGGNLFAAASHISSCSKLNRVNDLRLSKPKGSSYVNSGVMMMNIDALRREQNEDEVFDYIEAHKSVLMLPDQDVLNAVYATRIMTVDHLRYNLSERCFQLYNLRPENWEQPMTLDWVRQNTAIVHYCGRNKPWKENYIGNLNRFYLELEQQAITGGLL; translated from the coding sequence ATGAACATATTGGTGACACTCAATGCGGGGTATTTAAAACAGCTGACCGTCATGCTGTTTTCGCTTTTAAAGGCGAATCCGGCAACAAGCGTTTCGTTATATGTGCTGCACACCTCACTGACTGAAACGCATTTTGAAAAGCTCAAACGAATCTGCCCCGAAAGGCTTGAAATTCATTCCATCGTCATCCCAGAGGGATTTTTGGCTGATGCACCGACCAGCGGGCGCTATCCTGTTGAGATGTATTATCGTATTTTTGCAGCACAGCTACTACCTGAAACGGTTGACCGTATATTATATTTAGACCCCGATCTTGTGGTACTCAACTCGCTAGAGACGCTGTATACCCTTGAATTTGGAGGAAACCTGTTTGCGGCGGCTTCACATATTTCGTCGTGTTCCAAACTGAACAGAGTTAACGACCTGCGTCTCTCAAAACCCAAGGGATCCAGCTACGTTAACTCCGGCGTTATGATGATGAATATTGACGCGCTTCGCCGTGAACAAAATGAGGACGAGGTCTTTGATTATATTGAGGCGCACAAATCGGTTTTGATGCTACCCGATCAGGATGTGCTCAATGCTGTCTACGCGACCCGAATAATGACGGTGGATCATCTGCGCTATAATTTGAGTGAGCGCTGCTTTCAACTGTATAATTTGCGGCCTGAAAATTGGGAGCAGCCGATGACATTAGACTGGGTGCGGCAAAACACCGCAATTGTCCATTACTGTGGCAGAAACAAGCCATGGAAAGAGAATTATATTGGTAACCTTAACCGCTTTTATCTTGAGCTGGAACAACAGGCTATAACAGGGGGATTATTATGA